The proteins below are encoded in one region of Candidatus Amarolinea dominans:
- a CDS encoding nucleotidyltransferase domain-containing protein translates to MAEIPNHVRRIIAQYLTSLRDHGFQIQDAILFGSYASGQANQWSDIDLALVSSEFEGIRFADKNKIRKITISISTDLEVLPFNPKDFTPSNPLVKEILDTGIRVVRWGVARP, encoded by the coding sequence ATGGCTGAGATCCCAAATCACGTTCGACGAATCATCGCACAATATCTGACTTCGCTAAGAGACCATGGATTTCAGATTCAGGACGCAATCTTGTTTGGTAGCTATGCCAGCGGCCAGGCGAATCAGTGGAGTGACATTGATTTGGCATTGGTATCTAGCGAATTCGAGGGCATTCGTTTTGCAGACAAGAACAAAATTCGGAAGATCACCATTTCGATCAGCACGGATTTGGAGGTTTTGCCCTTCAATCCGAAAGATTTCACGCCAAGCAACCCACTGGTCAAAGAGATCTTGGACACTGGTATACGAGTCGTTCGATGGGGTGTAGCGCGCCCCTGA
- a CDS encoding cyanophycinase produces the protein MSPAPIPAGSQRGPLMAIGGAEDRAGARRILRHFYTLAGGDDARLVVIPTASEDRQGAGQMHLDIFQSFGAATVEILPVFNRQDAIEPAHLAPLQAATGIFLVGGNQLRFSALLGGTPLAQAIRRANAAGVLIGGTSAGAAVLCEHMIAFGQQGSTPIQRMVNFAPGLGLTNRLIIDQHFSQRLRTGRLMAAAAYNPFLLGVGIDEDTAIIIEPDNRLRVIGQHSVVIVDCNSLEYTDIHKMDEIKPVAMLGVTMHVLVDGYGFDIDKRRPLMP, from the coding sequence ATGTCACCTGCACCTATTCCGGCCGGTAGCCAGCGCGGGCCGTTGATGGCTATCGGCGGCGCCGAAGATAGAGCCGGCGCGCGCCGCATCTTGCGCCATTTCTACACCCTGGCCGGGGGCGATGACGCCCGCCTGGTGGTCATTCCCACCGCGTCCGAAGACCGGCAGGGCGCGGGCCAAATGCACCTGGATATTTTCCAGTCGTTTGGCGCGGCGACCGTTGAGATCTTGCCGGTGTTCAATCGCCAGGACGCGATCGAACCGGCGCACCTGGCGCCGCTGCAGGCCGCAACCGGCATCTTCCTGGTCGGCGGCAACCAGTTGCGCTTCTCGGCCCTGTTGGGCGGCACCCCGCTGGCGCAAGCCATCCGCCGCGCCAACGCCGCCGGCGTCTTGATTGGCGGCACCAGCGCCGGCGCGGCCGTGCTGTGCGAACACATGATCGCCTTCGGCCAGCAGGGCAGCACGCCGATCCAGCGCATGGTCAACTTTGCGCCCGGCCTGGGGCTGACCAACCGCCTGATCATTGACCAGCACTTCAGTCAACGCCTGCGCACCGGCCGCCTGATGGCCGCGGCCGCGTACAACCCTTTCCTGCTCGGCGTCGGCATTGACGAGGATACCGCCATCATCATCGAGCCGGACAACCGCCTGCGCGTCATCGGCCAGCACAGCGTGGTGATCGTGGACTGCAATTCACTGGAATACACCGACATTCATAAGATGGACGAGATCAAACCGGTCGCCATGCTGGGCGTCACCATGCATGTGCTGGTGGACGGCTACGGTTTCGACATTGACAAGCGCCGCCCGCTGATGCCGTAG
- a CDS encoding HEPN domain-containing protein — MLEKAARFIASAVLLIENDDYDSAVSRLYYAMFFCAEALLLRKGLTFSSHAGVIAAFGKHFAKTKELPPEMHNWLREGFDKRQLGDYQAVSVIEQPHADRLMGFAERFLKLAQSYLIEGGTHEV, encoded by the coding sequence TTGCTCGAAAAAGCCGCGCGGTTCATCGCATCAGCCGTTCTACTTATCGAAAACGACGATTATGATTCGGCTGTTTCGCGACTTTATTATGCCATGTTTTTTTGCGCAGAAGCGCTGTTGCTAAGAAAAGGATTGACCTTTTCAAGCCATGCTGGGGTAATCGCTGCTTTTGGTAAGCATTTTGCCAAAACCAAAGAGTTGCCACCAGAAATGCACAACTGGCTACGCGAAGGTTTTGACAAACGACAGTTAGGTGACTATCAAGCGGTGTCAGTGATTGAGCAACCCCACGCTGACAGACTCATGGGGTTTGCTGAACGATTTCTGAAGTTGGCGCAATCGTATCTCATCGAGGGAGGCACGCATGAAGTTTGA
- a CDS encoding serine/threonine protein kinase, translating to MPLQPGMILENRYRVEALLGQGGMGAVYKAFDQRLRMAVALKENSLVTPDARVQFEREALTLARLHHSNLPTVTDHFITSDGAQYLVMTFIEGINLAELLAARRRQAPAEVLSWLGQVCDALTYLHSQNPPIIHRDIKPQNIKITPEGHAFLVDFGLSKVGSTYQSTASGALGVTAGYAPLEQYGSAHTDQRTDVYALTATLYAMLTGEAPPESVKRAVGTATLTPPRALNPTLSPALDRALLHGLETQPTNRPQSVAALRQELEAGLGAAKAARPAPPAPVAPPTQVIGRPSPPAAPAPAPA from the coding sequence ATGCCTCTGCAACCTGGCATGATTCTGGAAAACCGTTACCGCGTCGAAGCGCTGCTTGGTCAGGGCGGGATGGGCGCGGTCTACAAGGCGTTCGATCAACGCCTGCGCATGGCCGTGGCGCTGAAGGAAAACAGCCTGGTGACGCCCGACGCCCGCGTCCAGTTCGAGCGCGAGGCGCTGACGTTGGCGCGGCTGCACCACAGCAACCTGCCCACGGTGACCGACCATTTCATCACGTCCGACGGCGCGCAGTACCTGGTGATGACCTTCATCGAGGGCATCAACCTGGCTGAGCTGCTGGCCGCGCGCCGTCGTCAAGCGCCGGCCGAGGTGCTGAGCTGGCTGGGGCAGGTGTGCGACGCCTTGACCTACCTGCACAGCCAGAACCCGCCCATCATTCACCGCGACATCAAGCCGCAGAACATCAAGATCACGCCGGAGGGGCACGCCTTCCTGGTGGACTTCGGCCTGAGCAAGGTGGGCTCAACCTACCAGAGCACGGCCAGCGGCGCGTTGGGCGTGACCGCGGGCTATGCGCCGCTGGAGCAGTACGGCAGCGCGCACACCGATCAGCGCACCGATGTCTACGCGCTGACGGCCACCCTGTACGCGATGCTGACCGGGGAAGCGCCGCCGGAGAGCGTCAAGCGCGCAGTGGGGACGGCGACGTTGACTCCGCCGCGCGCCCTGAATCCCACCCTCAGCCCGGCGCTGGACCGGGCGCTGCTGCACGGCCTGGAGACGCAGCCCACCAACCGGCCGCAGAGCGTGGCCGCGCTGCGTCAGGAGTTGGAGGCCGGCCTGGGCGCGGCCAAAGCGGCCCGCCCCGCGCCCCCGGCGCCGGTTGCCCCGCCCACCCAGGTCATTGGCCGGCCGTCGCCTCCCGCCGCGCCTGCGCCAGCGCCGGCGTGA
- a CDS encoding cyanophycinase — MPAPVPAGFTRGALVATGGHESFSDTSTILQYFWQLAGSFGARIAIIPTASRDFGAAEQVRALFARWGVNWVELLPIRTRLDARSADAQAVIQHATAYFFTDGNPLRLSTVLGGTPVAQAIRRGHARGKVVAGSGHAGAFLAEHMIAHAEKRSLPERGIVRFAPGLGLTNRVIFVADYTREAWYGPLCVAVAANPFLLGVGIHANAAVVLHPGNLLEGVGAVAAALANGSGITHTNLYEVPFGQSVAIEGIEFQQLPHDHYYNIDQRGLHEEENILAEPARSSF; from the coding sequence ATGCCAGCACCTGTACCGGCCGGCTTTACTCGAGGCGCCCTCGTCGCGACCGGCGGCCATGAGTCGTTCAGCGACACCAGTACCATCCTGCAGTATTTCTGGCAATTGGCCGGCAGCTTCGGCGCCCGCATCGCCATCATTCCCACGGCCAGCCGGGATTTTGGCGCGGCCGAGCAGGTGCGCGCCCTCTTTGCGCGCTGGGGGGTCAACTGGGTTGAACTGCTGCCCATCCGCACCCGGCTGGATGCCCGCAGCGCGGATGCCCAGGCGGTGATTCAACACGCCACCGCCTACTTCTTCACCGATGGCAACCCGCTGCGCCTCTCCACGGTGTTGGGCGGCACCCCGGTGGCGCAGGCCATCCGTCGCGGCCATGCGCGCGGCAAGGTGGTGGCCGGCAGCGGCCATGCCGGCGCCTTCCTGGCCGAGCACATGATCGCCCATGCCGAGAAGCGGTCGCTGCCGGAACGTGGCATCGTGCGCTTTGCGCCTGGCCTGGGGCTGACCAATCGCGTCATCTTCGTGGCCGACTACACGCGCGAGGCCTGGTACGGCCCGCTGTGCGTGGCGGTTGCCGCCAACCCCTTCCTGCTGGGCGTCGGCATTCACGCCAACGCGGCGGTTGTACTGCACCCCGGCAATCTCCTCGAAGGCGTAGGCGCAGTCGCCGCCGCCCTCGCCAACGGCAGCGGCATCACGCACACCAACCTGTACGAAGTCCCCTTCGGCCAGTCCGTCGCCATCGAAGGCATCGAATTCCAGCAGCTGCCGCACGATCACTACTACAACATTGACCAGCGCGGCCTGCACGAGGAAGAGAACATCCTGGCCGAACCGGCGCGTAGTTCGTTCTAA
- a CDS encoding SLC45 family MFS transporter — MKFDWKKTFVLGFGFLGISVVWPLFNSLIPPFLEDLGLSALVVGFILTWDNLINMFLQPWVGARSDRTRSRWGRRKPWLMAGAPLAAGFFILVPFVRTNFVLLALAILGTNIGMALFRSPTVAYLGDLYPSEQRSKANGVINLMGGVGGAIALFGGGALFKMGVPLPFIVGALLLLIAVAVVLAFVREPEAPAIDASHEAAPGVWDSLREVTSGENPNGLFMLLAIFCWFMAWNAVEAFFTLYVREVLGIAVGTGTQMLTAFAAMLILFAIPSGLIANRIGRKTTIMIGLFGMMVGLILVLMLTNPTILLVLLALMGGFWALVNINSLPLVYDVGGNHAIGALTGLYYFASSLAAIAGPIIAGGLIDLTSYSVIWLFAAVFMLLALVMMSRIRVAAPVRD; from the coding sequence ATGAAGTTTGACTGGAAAAAGACGTTCGTTCTCGGTTTTGGCTTTCTGGGCATCAGCGTGGTCTGGCCGCTGTTCAACAGCCTGATCCCGCCGTTCCTGGAGGACTTGGGCCTTTCGGCCCTGGTCGTCGGTTTCATCCTCACCTGGGACAACCTGATCAACATGTTCCTCCAGCCCTGGGTAGGCGCGCGCAGCGACCGCACGCGCAGTCGCTGGGGCCGGCGCAAGCCGTGGTTGATGGCCGGCGCGCCGCTGGCCGCCGGTTTCTTCATCCTGGTGCCTTTCGTGCGCACCAACTTCGTGCTCCTCGCCCTCGCCATCCTGGGCACCAACATCGGCATGGCGCTCTTCCGCTCGCCCACTGTCGCTTACCTGGGCGATTTGTATCCATCCGAGCAGCGCAGTAAGGCCAATGGCGTCATCAATCTCATGGGCGGGGTTGGCGGCGCGATCGCCCTCTTCGGCGGCGGCGCCCTGTTCAAGATGGGCGTGCCGCTGCCGTTCATCGTCGGCGCGCTGCTGCTCCTGATTGCGGTCGCTGTGGTGCTGGCCTTCGTGCGTGAGCCGGAAGCGCCCGCAATTGACGCATCCCATGAAGCTGCGCCCGGCGTCTGGGACAGCCTGCGTGAAGTGACGAGCGGGGAGAATCCGAACGGCCTGTTCATGCTGCTCGCCATTTTCTGCTGGTTCATGGCCTGGAACGCGGTCGAGGCCTTCTTCACGCTCTACGTGCGCGAAGTGCTCGGCATTGCGGTGGGCACCGGCACGCAGATGCTCACCGCGTTTGCGGCCATGCTCATCCTGTTTGCCATCCCCAGCGGTCTGATTGCCAACCGCATCGGCCGCAAAACGACCATCATGATCGGCCTCTTCGGCATGATGGTCGGGCTGATCCTGGTCCTGATGCTGACCAACCCCACGATCCTGCTCGTGCTCCTGGCGCTGATGGGCGGTTTCTGGGCGCTGGTCAACATCAACTCCCTGCCGCTGGTCTACGACGTGGGCGGCAACCATGCCATCGGCGCGTTGACCGGGCTGTACTACTTCGCCTCATCGCTGGCTGCCATCGCCGGGCCGATCATTGCCGGCGGGTTGATTGACCTCACCTCGTACAGCGTCATCTGGCTCTTTGCCGCGGTCTTCATGCTGCTGGCCCTGGTGATGATGAGCCGCATCCGGGTGGCGGCGCCTGTGCGCGATTAG
- a CDS encoding patatin-like phospholipase family protein, translating to MNWSSNKRIGLVLGGGVARGLLHVGVLEVLEGQGVPIDFVVGVSSGAMVGAAYCASGSHEQVRQVSELMRWDRIARPLRPSRASGFGVTFARLERWVEQTAGVTTFEQLKTPLIVVASDLMSGKPVVFQHGPLAPAVRASSSVPGMVEPLKLDGRLLVDGGITNNLPISIARQFGADVVIAVNCFPPPRAMPRSMFWQGVTAITWLLLQAGDDPHSADVLVEPDLDQVSLLRLASADLRHRGARAMIAQLPRLHNRLFS from the coding sequence ATGAATTGGTCAAGTAACAAGCGAATCGGACTGGTGTTGGGCGGCGGCGTGGCCCGCGGCCTGCTCCATGTCGGCGTGCTGGAAGTGCTCGAGGGCCAGGGCGTTCCCATTGATTTCGTCGTGGGGGTCAGCTCCGGCGCGATGGTCGGCGCGGCCTATTGCGCCAGTGGGAGCCACGAACAGGTACGCCAAGTCTCTGAGTTGATGCGCTGGGACCGCATTGCGCGGCCATTGCGTCCGTCACGCGCCAGCGGGTTCGGCGTCACCTTTGCACGCCTGGAGCGCTGGGTGGAACAAACCGCCGGTGTCACCACCTTCGAGCAGCTCAAAACGCCGTTGATCGTGGTGGCCAGCGACCTGATGAGCGGTAAGCCGGTCGTCTTCCAGCACGGGCCGTTGGCGCCGGCCGTGCGTGCCAGTTCCTCGGTGCCTGGCATGGTGGAGCCGCTCAAGCTGGACGGGCGCCTGCTGGTAGACGGCGGGATTACCAACAATCTCCCCATCTCGATTGCGCGTCAGTTCGGAGCCGATGTGGTCATCGCGGTCAACTGTTTTCCGCCGCCGCGCGCCATGCCGCGCAGCATGTTCTGGCAGGGCGTGACCGCCATCACCTGGCTGCTCCTGCAGGCCGGGGATGATCCCCATTCGGCCGATGTACTGGTGGAGCCTGACCTTGACCAGGTGAGCCTGCTGCGCCTGGCGAGCGCCGACCTGCGCCACCGCGGCGCCCGCGCGATGATTGCACAACTTCCGCGGCTGCACAACCGTTTGTTCTCCTGA
- a CDS encoding iron-containing alcohol dehydrogenase produces the protein MKLPFPSEEWAKQLQVELNQSQNYAEAAATWEGDFYFIVDAGQGIAKEEVMYLDLWHGKCREAGMLADRTVKTPEFVIAAPLAAWKQVIGRKIDPIQALVTRKLKLQGNMLKIMKSVKAANELVRCTTFIPTQYPGRGVRPHARRTACGPQQEAVMWFFKAPEIVYGEDALSYLSQLQGQRAFIVTDAVLAKLGYPEMVIAQLKEAGIPAAVFSDVEPEPSLQTVRKGAAAMLEFEPDWIIGLGGGSAMDAAKAMWILYEYPDIEPAAINPIVPIGLRSKARLIAIPTTSGTGSEATWATVLTDVEERRKLGLASREILPDLAIVDPALTANLPPRVTADTGIDVLTHAIEAYTSSWHNDFSDGLALKAIQLVFSYLPTAVSQGARDMEARERMHNAATIAGMAFGNAQAGLAHSLGHTLGASFHIPHGRSVGMYLPYTIEYCVRGEDPTRYADIARFLSLPAADEAQGAASLAAAIRDLERQIGLPLSAREMGIDPAQYDDEISRMVLLVEGDTSVTMSARVPNQADTAKLLRYTFDGTPIDF, from the coding sequence ATGAAACTTCCGTTTCCGAGCGAGGAATGGGCAAAGCAGTTGCAGGTGGAACTGAACCAGAGTCAAAATTACGCGGAGGCTGCGGCCACGTGGGAAGGCGACTTCTATTTTATTGTGGATGCGGGCCAGGGCATCGCCAAAGAAGAGGTGATGTACCTGGACCTGTGGCACGGCAAATGCCGCGAAGCCGGCATGCTGGCCGATCGCACGGTCAAGACCCCGGAATTTGTCATTGCCGCGCCGCTGGCCGCGTGGAAACAGGTCATCGGCCGCAAAATTGACCCCATCCAGGCCCTGGTGACGCGCAAGCTGAAGCTGCAGGGCAACATGCTCAAGATCATGAAGTCGGTCAAAGCCGCCAATGAGTTGGTGCGCTGCACCACCTTCATCCCCACGCAGTATCCCGGACGAGGCGTAAGACCGCACGCGAGGCGGACGGCCTGCGGTCCCCAACAGGAGGCGGTTATGTGGTTTTTCAAAGCGCCTGAGATCGTCTACGGCGAGGATGCCCTGAGCTACCTCAGCCAACTGCAGGGTCAGCGCGCCTTCATTGTCACCGATGCCGTGTTGGCAAAACTGGGCTATCCGGAGATGGTCATCGCCCAGTTGAAGGAGGCCGGCATCCCCGCGGCCGTCTTTTCGGACGTGGAGCCGGAGCCTTCGCTGCAAACCGTGCGCAAGGGCGCGGCGGCCATGCTGGAGTTCGAGCCGGATTGGATCATCGGCCTGGGCGGCGGCAGCGCCATGGACGCGGCCAAAGCCATGTGGATCCTGTACGAATACCCCGACATCGAGCCGGCCGCGATCAACCCGATCGTGCCCATCGGCCTGCGCAGCAAGGCGCGGCTGATCGCCATCCCCACCACCAGCGGCACCGGCTCCGAGGCGACTTGGGCCACGGTGTTGACCGATGTGGAAGAGCGGCGCAAACTCGGCCTGGCCTCGCGCGAAATTTTGCCTGACCTGGCGATCGTGGACCCGGCGCTGACGGCCAACCTGCCGCCCCGCGTCACCGCAGACACCGGCATAGACGTGCTCACGCACGCGATCGAGGCCTACACCAGCTCCTGGCACAACGATTTCTCCGACGGCCTGGCGCTGAAGGCCATCCAACTGGTGTTCAGCTACCTGCCTACCGCGGTCAGCCAGGGCGCCAGGGACATGGAGGCGCGCGAGCGCATGCACAACGCCGCCACCATCGCCGGCATGGCCTTCGGCAACGCGCAAGCGGGACTCGCCCACTCGCTGGGCCATACCCTGGGCGCCAGTTTCCACATCCCGCACGGCCGCAGCGTGGGCATGTACTTGCCCTATACCATCGAATACTGCGTGCGCGGCGAGGACCCGACCCGTTACGCGGACATTGCGCGCTTCCTGAGCCTGCCGGCCGCGGATGAGGCGCAGGGCGCGGCCAGCCTGGCGGCCGCCATCCGTGACCTGGAGCGCCAGATTGGCCTGCCGCTGTCCGCGCGCGAGATGGGCATTGACCCCGCGCAGTACGACGACGAAATCAGCCGCATGGTGCTGTTGGTGGAAGGCGACACCTCGGTAACGATGTCTGCCCGCGTGCCCAATCAGGCCGACACCGCCAAACTCCTGCGCTACACCTTCGATGGCACACCGATTGACTTTTGA
- a CDS encoding aldehyde ferredoxin oxidoreductase family protein, producing the protein MTTLPGYLGHILRVDLTQQRTWIEPLNADYAARFLGGSGLGARYLWDYITADTDPLGPDNPLIFMTGPFVGTTTPAAGRFSVVTRSPATRLTGEGNSGGFFGPALRQAGFDGIIITGQAQTPVYLSILDGAAQLHDASHLWGLDSYAVQERVKAEISQPKARVACIGPAGERLVKFAAVMNDHGRCAARTGLGAVMGSKKLKAIAAYGRAEIPLADPKEFKETLRRTMKFVIEDLLTQALRVGGTVLSLDAGFMYGDVPRRYYTASESAHLENNVNMSTMAETMLTRHLACFRCPIACNREVHLDNYQEPVVDGPEYETVAGFTTNLDSPDMQAAGMAGHLCNQLGMDTISTASTIGLLYYLYNEGIISAEQIGMALPWGDPEPAIRLTRMIGSREGIGDIAAEGALAVATHFGVPELAVQVKNLEVPFHDPRAFMGQGLVYATGNRGADHMSGDCYEVGRGRIIPELGLDLLDRFEQSEAQALMAARTMDYRSFTNSAILCHFEDPQIDNLVSLLRSIAGIEADYAWIARMGERITNLKRALNCRLGATRADDTLPKLLRTPLVKSNTEGNSLDFEMMLPIYYRLRGWDWETGKPLPEKLSALDLPEAVAALW; encoded by the coding sequence ATGACCACCCTCCCTGGCTATCTCGGCCACATCCTGCGGGTTGATCTGACGCAGCAGCGCACCTGGATCGAACCGCTGAACGCAGACTACGCAGCCCGTTTCCTGGGCGGCAGCGGCCTGGGCGCGCGCTATCTGTGGGACTATATCACGGCTGACACCGACCCCTTGGGGCCGGACAATCCGCTCATCTTCATGACCGGCCCCTTCGTGGGCACCACGACGCCGGCCGCGGGCCGCTTCAGCGTCGTGACACGCTCACCGGCCACCCGCCTGACCGGTGAGGGCAACAGCGGCGGCTTCTTCGGCCCGGCCCTGCGCCAGGCCGGCTTCGATGGCATCATCATCACGGGCCAGGCGCAAACACCGGTCTACCTGAGCATCCTTGACGGTGCAGCGCAGTTGCACGACGCCAGCCACCTGTGGGGTCTCGACAGCTACGCGGTGCAGGAGCGGGTCAAGGCCGAGATCAGCCAGCCCAAAGCGCGCGTGGCTTGCATTGGGCCGGCCGGGGAACGGCTGGTCAAATTCGCCGCGGTGATGAATGACCACGGCCGCTGCGCCGCGCGCACCGGGCTGGGCGCGGTCATGGGCAGCAAGAAGCTCAAGGCCATTGCCGCCTACGGTCGCGCGGAAATCCCCCTGGCCGATCCCAAAGAGTTCAAAGAGACGCTGCGGCGCACGATGAAGTTCGTCATCGAAGACCTCCTCACGCAGGCGCTGCGCGTGGGCGGCACCGTGCTCAGTTTGGATGCCGGCTTCATGTACGGCGACGTGCCGCGGCGCTATTACACCGCCAGCGAATCAGCACACCTCGAAAATAACGTCAACATGAGCACGATGGCCGAAACCATGCTCACCCGCCACCTGGCGTGCTTCCGCTGCCCCATCGCCTGCAATCGCGAAGTCCACCTGGACAACTATCAGGAGCCGGTGGTGGACGGGCCGGAATACGAAACGGTCGCGGGCTTCACCACCAACCTGGACTCGCCCGACATGCAGGCGGCCGGCATGGCCGGGCACCTCTGCAACCAGTTGGGCATGGACACCATCTCCACGGCGAGTACCATCGGGCTGCTCTACTACCTTTACAATGAAGGGATCATCAGCGCCGAGCAAATCGGCATGGCGCTGCCCTGGGGCGACCCCGAACCGGCCATTCGCCTGACGCGCATGATTGGCAGCCGCGAAGGCATTGGCGACATCGCCGCCGAAGGCGCCCTGGCCGTCGCAACGCACTTCGGGGTCCCCGAACTGGCCGTGCAGGTCAAGAACCTGGAAGTGCCGTTCCATGACCCGCGTGCGTTCATGGGGCAAGGCTTGGTCTATGCCACCGGCAACCGCGGGGCGGACCACATGTCAGGCGATTGCTACGAAGTGGGGCGCGGGCGCATCATCCCCGAACTGGGCCTGGACTTACTCGACCGCTTCGAGCAGTCAGAGGCGCAGGCGCTGATGGCCGCGCGCACGATGGACTATCGCAGCTTCACCAACAGCGCCATCCTCTGCCATTTCGAGGACCCGCAGATTGATAACCTGGTCAGCCTGCTGCGCAGCATCGCCGGGATCGAAGCGGACTATGCCTGGATCGCGCGCATGGGCGAACGCATCACCAACCTCAAGCGCGCGCTCAACTGCCGTTTGGGCGCCACGCGCGCCGATGACACCCTGCCCAAGCTCCTGCGCACCCCGCTGGTCAAGAGCAACACCGAGGGTAACAGCCTGGACTTCGAGATGATGCTGCCGATCTACTACCGGCTGCGCGGTTGGGATTGGGAAACAGGCAAGCCCCTGCCGGAAAAACTGAGCGCGTTGGATCTGCCAGAGGCAGTGGCCGCGCTGTGGTAG
- a CDS encoding nucleotidyltransferase domain-containing protein, whose product MSKATTAALQEVKQALIDLYGVRFNQLVLYGSYARGAATAASDVDLMVVLNDDVNPATEIERLNSTVSDICLRHDLLISTFPVSLVWFEQQRSPLFLNIRREGVPL is encoded by the coding sequence ATGTCAAAAGCGACCACCGCTGCGCTCCAGGAAGTAAAGCAGGCCTTGATTGACCTGTATGGCGTGCGTTTCAACCAACTGGTCCTGTATGGGTCATACGCGCGTGGAGCAGCGACTGCTGCCTCGGACGTTGACCTGATGGTGGTGCTGAATGACGATGTCAACCCTGCCACTGAGATCGAACGCCTCAATTCAACCGTTTCCGATATTTGCCTGCGCCACGATCTTCTCATCTCAACGTTCCCTGTTTCACTGGTCTGGTTCGAACAACAACGTAGCCCGCTATTCTTAAACATTCGTCGCGAAGGGGTACCGTTGTGA